A genomic segment from Cervus elaphus chromosome 14, mCerEla1.1, whole genome shotgun sequence encodes:
- the SPEN gene encoding msx2-interacting protein isoform X2 has product MQIEVTAWIGPETESENEFRPLDERIDEFHPKATRTLFIGNLEKTTTYHDLRNIFQRFGEIVDIDIKKVNGVPQYAFLQYCDIASVCKAIKKMDGEYLGNNRLKLGFGKSMPTNCVWLDGLSSNVSDQYLTRHFCRYGPVVKVVFDRLKGMALVLYNEIEYAQAAVKETKGRKIGGNKIKVDFANRESQLAFYHCMEKSGQDIRDFYEMLVERREERRGSYDYSQDRTYYENVRTPGTYPEDSRRDYPARGREFYSEWETYQGDYYESRYYDDPREYRDYRNDPYEQDIREYSYRQRERERERERFESDRDRDHERRPIERSQSPVHLRRPQSPGASPSQSERLPSDSERRVYSRSSDRSGSCSSLSPPRYDKLDKPRLERYTKNEKTDKERTFDPERVERERRLIRKEKVEKDKTDKQKRKGKVHSPSSQSSETDQENEREQSPEKLRSSNKLGREKADKEGVAKNRLELMPCVVLTRVKEKEGKVIDHTPLEKLKTKLDNDTVKSSALDQKLQASQTEPAKSELSKLESVRMKVPKERGLSSHVEVVDKEGRPKPRKHLKPEQSADGVSAGDLEKLEARKRRFADSNLKVERQKSDLKKGSPEMEDARVLLKKQPDMSSRDVILLKEGESEKKPVRKEILKRESKKLKLDRLNAVPSPKDCQELASISVGTGSRPNSDLQGRLREPVGESVENQEIQSKKPTPSKPQLKQLELLDDQGPEREDNRKNYCSLRDEPLECKSGQEKPHSVNTEEKIGIDIDHTQSYRKQMEQSRRKQQMEMEIAKSEKFGSPKKDVDEYERRSLVHEVGKPPQDVTDDSPPSKKKRMDHVDFDICTKRERNYRSSRQISEDSERTGGSPSVRLGSFHEDDDPIGSPRVMSIRGSPKVDDKGLPYSHITVREESLKFNPYDSSRREQMADMAKIKLSVLNPEDELNRWDSQMKHDASRFDVSFPNSIIKRDSLRKRSVRDLEPGEVPSDSDDDGEHKSHSPRASALFESSRLSFLLRDREDKLRERDERLSSSLERNKFYSFALDKTITPDTKALLERAKSLSSSREENWSFLDWDSRFANFRNNKDKEKVDSAPRPIPSWYMKKKKIRTDSEGKMDDKKDDHKEEEQERQELFASRFLHSSIFEQDSKRLQHLERKDEESDFVSGRLYGRQTSDGLNNTTDLIQEPVVLFHSRFMELTRMQQKEKEKDQKPKEVEKQDDTEDHPKTPESASENKDPELKTPSSVGPPSVTTVAPESAAASLEKTAGEKTGEGPSVAEEKTTEPASVPEEAKPANTDLAPVTVEQPEQGDLPPGVDTRKDTAEPPSTVEGGSSVDQLPYLDAKPPTPGASFSQVEISVDPEPNSTQTLSKPTQKPEETDEPQVEKPDLAANVEPNTSQKMEDVPEAPPPATEVVEVDPPVAAKDKKPNKSKRSKTPIQAAAASVVEKPVTRKSERIDREKLKRSNSPRGEAQKLLELKMEAEKITRTSSKNSAADPEHPEPSLPLGRTRRRNVRSVYATMGDHDSRSPVKEPVEQPRVTRKRLERELQEAAAVPTTPRRGRPPKTRRRADEDDETEAKEVETVKPAEGWRSPRSQKVAAGGQQGKRGRNEPKVEPERPEATNEGSPQVNVRENNTKSKADKEAAASEQKRDKKDISTDRNPPETPPVEVVEKKAAPEKNSKSKRGRSRNSRSAVDKSANVKNAEATLSPSVAAGPSELPVEKEAGVVAVSPEKSKSPQREGSVSSQLNSEPAGPDKEPEKEDVSASKQSPEANQLARQMELEQAVENIEKLTETSTPTAFKAAAPDATEGLSTEDRDKPAHQASETELAAAIGSIINDISGEPESFPAPPPYPAESQTDPPPPEEGMEPETNEAVSGILETEAAAESSRPPGSAPDPSAGPADNKEARGDSNETSHPVPGAKGSKEAEVTLVRKDKGRQKTTRSRRKRNTNKKTGGTTETHVPEPDQVPSKSPASSDGTTVQPPEAPQEEKQDDKPQPTAPESCASDPSKTPSREDLPQESSVEEETPTRAPALPDPAPPSQPAPVHDEPQARFKVHSIIESDPVTPPSDSSMPTPPIPSVTIAKLPLPVAAGGIPHQSPPAKVTEWITRQEEPQAQSTPSPAPPPDTKASDIDTSSSTLRKILMDPKYVSATGVTSTSVTAAIAEPVSAAPCLHEALPPPAESKKPVLEEKTATLITNTSDTQASEVPVAADKEKVTPVIAPKITSVISRMPVSIDLENSQKITLAKPAPQTLTGLVSALTGLVNVSLVPVNALAGPVNALKGPVKGSVATLKGLVNTPAGPVNVLKGPVNVLTGPVNVLTTPVNAATGTVNATPGTVNAATGAVTVTAGAVTAASGGVTATTTGAVTVAGAVITPSAKCKQRSSSSDNSRFHPGSMSVIDDRPADTGSGAGLRVNTSEGVVLLSYSGQKTEGPQRISAKISQIPPASAMDIEFQQSVSKSQVKPDSVTPSQPPAKGPQAPSGYANVATHSTLVLTAQTYNASPVISSVKADRPSLEKPEPIHLSVSTPVTQGGTVKVLTQGINTPPVLVHNQLVLTPSIVTTNKKLADPVTLKIETKVLQPANLSSTLTPHHPPALPSKLPGEVNHVPSGPSTPTDRTVSHLAATKPDAHSPRPSGPAPSPFPRACHPSSTTSTALSTNATVMLAAGIPVPQFISSIHPEQSVIMPPHSITQTVSLSHLSQGEVRMNTPTLPSITYSIRPETLHSPRAPLQPQQIEVRAPQRAGTPQPAAAGVPALASQHPPEEEVHYHLPVARATAPVQSEVLVMQSEYRLHPYTVPRDVRIMVHPHVTAVSEQPRAADGVGKVPPASKAPQQTGKEATKTADAKAAPAPAPAPHGEARILTVTPSNQLQGLPLTPPVVVTHGVQIVHSSGELFQEYRYGDVRTYHSPAQLTHTQFPATASIGLPSRTKAPAQGPPEGEPLQPTQPAQPTQPLQPVQCAQPAQPAQPSQLSQPPSSKMPPVSQEAKGTQTGVEQPRLPNVSANRPAEPHTQVQRAQAETSQTSYPSPVCVSLKPDLPTTLPAQAAPKQPLFVPTSSGPSTPPGLALPHTEAPPTPKQDSSPHLTSQRPVDMVQLLKKYPIVWQGLLALKNDTAAVQLHFVSGNNVLAHRSLPLSEGGPPLRIAQRMRLEASQLEGVARRMTVETDYCLLLALPCGRDQEDVVSQTESLKAAFITYLQAKQAAGIINVPNPGSNQPAYVLQIFPPCEFSESHLSRLAPDLLASISNISPHLMIVIASV; this is encoded by the exons AGAAGAACGAAGGGGATCTTATGACTATAGCCAAGATCGTACATATTATGAGAATGTCCGTACTCCAGGCACATATCCTGAGGATTCCAGACGGGACTATCCAGCTCGAGGGAGAGAATTTTATTCAGAATGGGAAACTTACCAAGGAGACTACTATGAATCACGATATTATGATGATCCCCGGGAATATAGGGATTATAGAAATGATCCTTATGAACAAGATATTCGGGAATACAGTTACAGACAAAGGGAACGAGAAAGAGAACGTGAAAGATTTGAGTCTGACCGGGACAGAGACCACGAGAGGAGACCAATTGAACGCAGTCAGAGTCCAGTGCACTTGCGCCGCCCTCAGAGTCCTGGAGCATCTCCCTCACAGTCTGAGAGACTGCCGAGTGATTCCGAGAGGAGAGTTTACAGCCGCTCCTCAGACCGGAGTGGAAGCTGCAGCTCACTTTCCCCTCCAAGATATGATAAACTTGACAAACCTCGTTTGGAACGCTATacaaaaaatgagaagacagataAAGAACGAACTTTCGATCCTGAGAGAGTGGAAAGAGAGAGACGTTTAATAAGGAAGGAAAAGGTGGAGAAGGACAAAACTGACAAGCAGAAACGAAAAGGAAAAGTTCATTCCCCAAGTTCTCAGTCTTCGGAAACAGaccaagaaaatgagagagaacaaAGCCCTGAAAAGTTGAGGAGTTCTAATAAACTGGGCAGAGAGAAAGCTGACAAAGAAGGAGTAGCCAAAAACCGCTTGGAACTCATGCCTTGTGTGGTTTTGACTcgagtgaaagaaaaagaggggaagGTTATTGATCACACCCCTTTGGAAAAGTTGAAAACCAAGCTTGATAATGACACTGTCAAGTCTTCTGCCTTAGATCAGAAACTTCAGGCCTCTCAGACAGAGCCTGCAAAATCTGAGTTGTCTAAACTGGAATCTGTTAGAATGAAAGTGCCAAAGGAAAGGGGGCTTTCAAGCCACGTAGAAGTGGTAGATAAGGAAGGCCGGCCCAAACCCAGGAAGCACTTAAAACCAGAGCAGAGTGCTGACGGGGTTAGTGCTGGGGATCTGGAGAAGCTGGAGGCGAGGAAAAGGCGTTTTGCAGATTCCAATTTGAAAGTAGAAAGGCAGAAATCAGACCTCAAGAAAGGTAGTCCAGAGATGGAAGATGCTCGGGTGCTTTTAAAGAAACAGCCTGACATGTCATCTAGAGATGTCATTCTGCTGAAGGAAGGAGAGTCTGAAAAAAAGCCTGTGAGGaaagaaattcttaaaagagaatcTAAAAAACTTAAACTAGACAGACTTAATGCTGTTCCCAGCCCCAAAGACTGTCAGGAGCTTGCCAGTATTTCTGTTGGGACTGGCTCAAGGCCCAACTCAGATCTGCAAGGAAGGCTGAGAGAACCAGTAGGTGAATCTGTGGAAAATCAAGAAATCCAGTCGAAAAAACCCACTCCCtcaaaaccacaactgaaacagCTGGAGCTATTAGATGATCAAGGACCAGAGAGAGAAGATAATAGGAAAAACTATTGCAGTCTTCGTGATGAACCACTTGAATGTAAATCGGGCCAAGAGAAACCACATTCAGtaaatactgaagaaaaaattGGCATTGATATTGATCACACGCAGAGTTACCGAAAACAAATGGAGCAGAGTCGTAGAAAACAGCAGATGGAGATGGAAATAGCCAAGTCTGAGAAGTTTGGCAGTCCTAAAAAAGATGTGGATGAATACGAAAGACGTAGTCTTGTTCACGAGGTAGGCAAACCCCCTCAGGATGTCACCGATGACTCGCCTCccagcaaaaagaaaaggatggaCCATGTTGATTTTGACATCTGCACCAAGAGAGAAAGGAACTACAGAAGTTCACGCCAGATCAGTGAAGATTCTGAAAGGACTGGTGGTTCTCCCAGTGTCCGGCTTGGTTCCTTCCACGAAGATGATGACCCTATTGGTTCTCCTAGGGTAATGTCCATAAGAGGGTCTCCTAAAGTAGATGACAAAGGCCTCCCCTATTCTCATATAACAGTCAGAGAAGAGTCCTTAAAATTTAATCCTTATGATTCGAGCAGGAGAGAACAGATGGCAGACATGGCTAAAATCAAACTATCTGTCTTGAATCCTGAAGATGAACTAAATCGGTGGGATTCTCAAATGAAACATGATGCCAGCAGATTTGATGTGAGTTTCCCAAACAGCATAATTAAGAGAGACAGCCTTCGAAAGAGGTCTGTCCGTGACTTGGAACCTGGTGAGGTGCCTTCTGATtctgatgatgatggtgaacaCAAatctcactcacctagagcctctGCATTATTTGAAAGTTCTCGGTTGTCTTTTTTATTGAGGGACAGAGAAGACAAACTACGTGAGAGAGATGAAAGACTCTCCAGTTCTTTAGAAAGGaacaaattttattcttttgcattggATAAGACAATCACACCGGACACTAAGGCTTTGCTTGAAAGAGCCAAATCCCTTTCTTCCTCTAGAGAAGAAAATTGGTCTTTTCTTGACTGGGACTCCCGATTTGCTAATTTTCGAAAcaacaaagataaagaaaaggtaGACTCTGCTCCAAGACCTATTCCATCCTGGtacatgaaaaagaagaaaatccggACTGATTCAGAGGGAAAAATGGACGATAAGAAAGATGACCATAAAGAAGAAGAACAGGAAAGGCAAGAATTATTTGCTTCTCGTTTTTTACACAGCTCAATCTTTGAACAAGATTCCAAGCGACTGCAGCATCTAGAGAGGAAAGATGAAGAGTCTGACTTTGTTTCCGGCAGGTTGTATGGGAGGCAGACCTCTGATGGACTGAATAACACAACTGACTTGATTCAAGAGCCAGTAGTTCTTTTCCATAGCAGATTCATGGAACTCACACGAatgcaacagaaagaaaaagaaaaagaccagaaacCCAAAGAGGTCGAGAAACAGGACGATACAGAGGATCATCCCAAGACCCCAGAATCTGCTTCTGAGAATAAAGACCCAGAACTGAAAACTCCATCTTCAGTTGGACCTCCTAGTGTCACCACTGTAGCTCCAGAGTCAGCAGCAGCATCCCTGGAGAAGACAGCTGGTGAAAAGACTGGAGAGGGGCCTTCGGTGGCAGAAGAGAAGACCACTGAGCCAGCCTCTGTCCCAGAAGAAGCAAAACCTGCCAATACAGATCTGGCTCCCGTCACTGTGGAACAGCCTGAGCAAGGAGACTTGCCCCCGGGAGTGGACACCAGGAAAGACACTGCCGAGCCTCCTTCCACTGTTGAAGGAGGCTCATCAGTCGATCAGCTGCCTTATCTGGATGCCAAGCCTCCAACTCCTGGGGCCTCATTTTCCCAGGTAGAGATCAGTGTAGATCCTGAGCCTAACAGCACCCAGACACTTTCAAAACCAACTCAGAAGCCTGAAGAAACCGATGAGCCTCAAGTGGAAAAGCCAGACTTGGCTGCTAACGTTGAACCTAACACAAGTCAAAAAATGGAAGATGTTCCTGAGGCTCCGCCTCCAGCTACTGAAGTTGTAGAGGTTGATCCTCCAGTTGCTGCAAAAGATAAAAAGCCAAACAAAAGTAAACGTTCCAAGACCCCCATTCAGGCAGCTGCAGCAAGTGTCGTGGAAAAGCCCGTCACCAGGAAGAGTGAGAGGATAGACCGGGAAAAGCTCAAGCGGTCCAATTCTCCCCGGGGAGAAGCACAGAAGCTTTTAGAactgaagatggaggcagagaagaTTACAAGGACTTCTTCTAAAAACTCAGCCGCGGACCCCGAACACCCCGAGCCAAGCTTGCCACTTGGCCGAACCAGGCGCCGGAATGTGAGGAGTGTTTACGCAACCATGGGTGACCACGACAGCCGCTCTCCAGTCAAGGAGCCCGTCGAGCAGCCACGAGTGACCAGGAAGAGACTGGAGCGGGAGCTGCAGGAGGCCGCAGCGGTTCCCACAACCCCTCGGAGGGGGAGGCCTCCAAAGACTCGCCGTCGGGCCGATGAAGATGACGAGACTGAGGCCAAAGAAGTCGAGACGGTCAAACCAGCTGAGGGCTGGAGATCCCCACGATCCCAGAAAGTAGCTGCTGGTGGTCAACAAGGGAAGAGGGGGAGAAATGAACCCAAAGTTGAGCCCGAACGTCCTGAGGCCACCAATGAGGGGAGTCCCCAAGTGAACGtgagagaaaataatacaaaatccAAGGCTGATAAAGAAGCAGCAGCGAGTGAACAGAAACGTGACAAGAAAGATATTAGCACGGACAGAAATCCGCCCGAAACCCCCCCAGTTGAAGTAGTGGAGAAAAAAGCAGCCCCTGAGAAAAACTCCAAGTCAAAGAGAGGACGATCTCGAAACTCTAGGTCGGCGGTGGACAAATCTGCAAACGTGAAAAACGCGGAAGCCACCTTGAGTCCCAGCGTGGCTGCGGGCCCTTCAGAGCTGCCAGTGGAGAAGGAGGCTGGGGTCGTGGCAGTTTCCCCCGAGAAGAGCAAGAGTCCCCAGAGGGAGGGGAGTGTATCCTCGCAGTTGAACAGTGAGCCCGCTGGACCAGACAAGGAACCGGAGAAGGAGGATGTGTCTGCCTCCAAGCAGTCCCCAGAAGCAAATCAGTTAGCCCGGCAGATGGAGCTGGAGCAGGCCGTGGAGAACATCGAGAAGCTCACGGAAACCTCCACACCCACGGCTTTTAAGGCGGCAGCTCCTGATGCCACAGAGGGCCTCTCTACAGAGGACAGGGACAAGCCCGCACACCAAGCCAGCGAAACAGAGCTGGCCGCGGCCATCGGGTCCATCATCAATGACATTTCTGGGGAGCCAGAAAGCTTCCCTGCACCGCCACCTTACCCTGCAGAATCTCAGACAGATCCGCCACCTCCTGAAGAAGGCATGGAGCCTGAGACCAATGAGGCTGTGTCTGGCATCTTGGAAACAGAGGCTGCTGCTGAATCTTCTAGGCCGCCAGGCAGTGCACCTGACCCCTCAGCAGGCCCAGCAGACAACAAGGAAGCCAGAGGAGACAGCAACGAAACCTCCCACCCAGTGCCAGGAGCCAAGGGGTCAAAAGAAGCAGAAGTCACTCTGGTTCGGAAAGATAAAGGGCGCCAGAAGACTACTCGATCACGCCGCAAACGGAATACAAACAAGAAAACAGGGGGCACTACAGAGACCCATGTCCCTGAACCCGACCAGGTTCCAAGCAAGAGCCCCGCTTCAAGTGATGGGACGACGGTACAACCCCCAGAAGCTCCACAGGAAGAAAAGCAGGATGACAAGCCCCAGCCCACTGCTCCTGAGTCATGTGCTTCTGACCCAAGCAAGACTCCATCCCGAGAGGATCTGCCCCAAGAAAGCAGCGTGGAGGAAGAGACTCCGACCAGAGCACCTGCGCTCCCAGACCCCGCCCCTCCCTCGCAGCCTGCCCCTGTGCATGATGAGCCTCAAGCCAGATTCAAGGTGCACTCCATCATTGAAAGTGACCCAGTGACCCCGCCCAGTGACTCAAGCATGCCCACCCCACCAATTCCCTCCGTAACAATAGCAAAGCTCCCACTCCCTGTCGCTGCCGGGGGGATCCCACACCAGAGTCCCCCTGCGAAGGTGACAGAGTGGATCACGAGGCAGGAGGAGCCACAGGCGCAGTCCACCCCGTCTCCGGCTCCTCCCCCAGACACCAAGGCCTCTGACATTGACACCAGCTCCAGTACACTGAGGAAGATCCTCATGGACCCCAAATACGTATCTGCTACGGGTGTCACTTCCACGAGTGTCACAGCGGCCATTGCAGAGCCTGTCAGCGCTGCCCCTTGCCTGCATGAGGCACTGCCCCCTCCAGCTGAATCGAAAAAACCTGTTTTAGAGGAAAAAACAGCAACTCTGATAACTAACACCTCTGACACACAGGCCTCAGAGGTTCCAGTAGCTGCTGACAAAGAAAAGGTGACTCCAGTCATTGCTCCTAAAATTACTTCTGTCATTAGCCGGATGCCTGTCAGCATTGATTTGGAGAATTCGCAGAAGATAACTCTGGCGAAACCTGCTCCTCAGACCCTGACGGGCCTGGTGAGCGCCCTGACTGGCCTGGTGAACGTCTCCTTGGTCCCAGTGAATGCATTGGCCGGCCCTGTGAATGCCCTGAAAGGCCCAGTGAAGGGCTCAGTGGCCACGCTGAAAGGCTTGGTGAACACTCCTGCTGGCCCCGTTAACGTCCTGAAGGGACCAGTCAATGTCCTGACAGGGCCCGTGAATGTTCTCACCACTCCAGTGAACGCCGCCACGGGCACAGTGAATGCCACTCCGGGCACAGTGAACGCCGCCACGGGTGCGGTGACGGTCACGGCGGGTGCGGTGACCGCTGCCTCTGGGGGTGTGACAGCCACAACAACGGGTGCTGTGACGGTGGCAGGTGCAGTGATCACACCGTCAGCAAAGTGCAAACAGAGATCCAGCAGCAGTGACAACAGTCGGTTCCACCCGGGGTCTATGTCTGTGATTGATGATCGCCCAGCAGACACGGGCTCCGGTGCTGGGCTGCGCGTGAACACTTCTGAAGGGGTTGTGCTCCTGAGCTATTCGGGGCAGAAGACTGAAGGGCCCCAGCGGATCAGCGCCAAGATTAGCCAGATCCCCCCAGCAAGTGCGATGGACATTGAATTTCAACAGTCGGTGTCCAAGTCTCAGGTCAAACCCGATTCTGTCACACCGTCTCAGCCTCCGGCCAAAGGCCCTCAAGCTCCTTCAGGCTATGCAAACGTGGCCACCCATTCTACTCTGGTACTGACTGCACAGACATACAACGCATCTCCTGTGATTTCATCGGTGAAGGCCGACCGTCCGTCCTTGGAGAAGCCCGAGCCGATTCACCTATCTGTGTCCACACCCGTCACCCAGGGTGGCACAGTGAAGGTCCTCACCCAGGGCATAAACACACCCCCGGTGCTGGTTCACAACCAGCTAGTCCTCACCCCAAGCATAGTCACCACTAACAAAAAGCTTGCTGATCCCGTCACCCTCAAAATAGAAACCAAGGTCCTTCAGCCGGCAAACCTGAGCTCCACTCTTACTCCCCACCACCCTCCGGCTCTGCCCAGCAAACTGCCAGGAGAAGTGAACCATGTCCCGTCGGGGCCCAGCACCCCGACAGATCGAACAGTGTCCCATCTGGCAGCCACCAAGCCAGATGCGCATTCCCCTCGACCCAGTGGGCCCGCTCCAAGCCCGTTCCCACGGGCGTGCCACCCCAGCAGCACCACATCCACTGCGCTGTCCACGAACGCCACGGTCATGCTGGCAGCAGGCATTCCTGTGCCCCAGTTCATCTCCAGCATCCACCCAGAGCAGTCTGTCATCATGCCGCCACACAGCATCACCCAGACTGTGTCCCTCAGCCACCTGTCTCAGGGCGAGGTGAGGATGAACACGCCCACGCTGCCCAGCATCACCTACAGCATCCGCCCCGAGACACTCCATTCTCCACGGGCCCCCCTGCAGCCGCAGCAGATAGAGGTCCGGGCCCCGCAGCGCGCCGGCACCCCCCAGCCAGCCGCAGCTGGGGTCCCCGCCCTGGCCTCCCAGCACCCTCCAGAGGAGGAAGTGCACTACCACCTGCCCGTGGCTCGAGCCACAGCCCCCGTGCAGTCGGAGGTGCTGGTCATGCAGTCTGAGTACCGGCTGCACCCATACACCGTGCCCCGGGATGTGAGGATCATGGTGCATCCTCACGTGACGGCCGTCAGCGAGCAGCCCCGGGCGGCAGACGGGGTCGGGAAGGTGCCACCAGCCAGCAAGGCCCCTCAGCAGACAGGGAAAGAAGCCACTAAGACGGCAGATGCCAaagctgcccctgcccctgcccctgcccctcacgGGGAGGCCCGCATCCTCACAGTCACCCCCAGCAACCAGCTCCAGGGGCTGCCTCTGACCCCACCGGTGGTGGTGACCCACGGGGTGCAGATCGTGCACTCGAGCGGGGAGCTGTTCCAGGAGTACCGGTACGGAGATGTCCGCACCTACCACAGCCCGGCCCAGCTCACACACACGCAGTTCCCTGCCACGGCCTCCATCGGCCTGCCTTCCCGGACCAAGGCTCCCGCCCAG GGCCCCCCTGAAGGCGAGCCCTTACAGCCCACTCAGCCTGCTCAGCCCACACAGCCCCTCCAGCCTGTGCAGTGCGCACAGCCGGCCCAGCCTGCACAGCCCTCCCAGCTCAGCCAGCCTCCAAGCAGCAAGATGCCTCCGGTGTCCCAGGAAGCCAAGGGCACCCAGACAGGAGTCGAGCAGCCGCGCCTCCCTAACGTCTCTGCCAACAGGCCGGCTGAGCCTCACACCCAGGTCCAGAGGGCGCAAGCAGAGACGAGCCAGACCTCCTAtccctcccctgtgtgtgtctccTTGAAGCCTGACCTCCCGACGACTCTTCCTGCTCAGGCTGCCCCAAAGCAGCCGCTGTTTGTCCCCACCTCCTCAGGCCCCAGCACCCCTCCAGGACTGGCTCTACCCCATACTgaagccccacccacccccaaacaAGATTCCTCTCCACACTTGACTTCCCAGAGGCCTGTGGATATGGTGCAGCTTCTGAAG AAGTACCCCATCGTGTGGCAGGGCCTCCTGGCCCTGAAGAACGACACGGCTGCTGTGCAGCTCCACTTTGTCTCTGGCAACAATGTCCTGGCCCATCGGTCCCTGCCCCTCTCCGAAGGAGGGCCCCCCTTGAGGATTGCCCAGAGGATGCGGCTGGAGGCCTCACAGCTGGAAGGGGTTGCCCGAAGGATGACG GTGGAAACAGATTACTGTCTGCTGCTGGCTCTGCCCTGTGGCCGCGACCAAGAGGACGTCGTAAGCCAAACAGAGTCACTCAAGGCTGCCTTCATCACATATCTGCAGGCCAAGCAGGCGGCAGGGATCATCAATGTTCCCAACCCCGGCTCCAATCAG CCCGCCTACGTGCTGCAGATCTTCCCGCCCTGCGAGTTCTCTGAGAGTCACCTGTCCCGGCTGGCCCCTGACCTCCTGGCCAGCATCTCCAACATTTCCCCCCACCTCATGATTGTCATTGCCTCTGTGTGA